From Geovibrio ferrireducens, one genomic window encodes:
- a CDS encoding septal ring lytic transglycosylase RlpA family protein: MRLKHSLGIFLTLTCVSCASVQPEPLSAINVPDDDIRPFVDSPVMPEVKKAVPAEEPPVLRFPDTVFAAPAEEPAAPPVSGEPIEKDHRIPPDARMTGAVYDKPYVVRGETYHRLKYVETFEQEGIASWYGGPDHGRDTSNGEIYNMYAMTAAHKNLPMGSMVEVENISNGRKVTVRVNDRGPHVEGRIIDLSKKAANEIGIKDKGLGKVRIRLLSPAGEKSDDDFAPDSPNIAYAGTVQALFAVQIASFTDKEQADALANTFDKGKVERANVKGTTYYRVKVGGFESREAAEAHKSKMTSRYPKAFVVTE; this comes from the coding sequence ATGAGACTTAAACACAGTCTTGGAATTTTTCTTACACTCACCTGCGTTTCCTGCGCTTCCGTGCAGCCTGAGCCGCTTTCGGCTATTAATGTTCCTGATGACGACATAAGACCGTTTGTGGATTCCCCCGTCATGCCGGAGGTTAAAAAAGCTGTCCCTGCGGAGGAACCGCCTGTGCTAAGGTTCCCCGACACTGTATTCGCAGCGCCCGCGGAGGAGCCCGCTGCCCCTCCGGTATCTGGTGAACCCATAGAAAAAGATCACAGGATTCCGCCTGATGCCAGAATGACAGGCGCAGTCTATGACAAGCCTTATGTAGTGCGCGGCGAAACCTACCACAGGCTTAAATATGTTGAAACCTTCGAGCAGGAAGGGATAGCAAGCTGGTACGGCGGCCCCGACCACGGACGTGATACGTCAAACGGCGAAATATACAATATGTACGCCATGACGGCAGCCCACAAAAACCTCCCGATGGGCAGCATGGTTGAGGTGGAAAATATCTCAAACGGACGCAAAGTGACCGTCAGGGTCAATGACCGCGGACCCCATGTGGAAGGAAGAATAATCGATCTCTCCAAAAAGGCAGCAAATGAGATAGGTATAAAGGATAAAGGACTCGGAAAAGTCAGAATCAGGCTCCTTTCCCCCGCCGGAGAGAAAAGTGATGACGATTTCGCGCCGGATTCACCCAATATCGCATACGCCGGAACAGTTCAGGCGCTTTTTGCAGTGCAGATAGCCTCATTTACCGATAAGGAACAGGCAGACGCGCTGGCAAATACATTCGATAAAGGGAAAGTGGAGCGCGCCAATGTCAAAGGCACAACCTACTACAGGGTAAAGGTCGGCGGGTTCGAAAGCAGGGAAGCTGCTGAGGCCCACAAATCAAAAATGACCTCAAGATACCCGAAAGCATTTGTGGTGACGGAATAA
- a CDS encoding shikimate kinase has translation MKKNIYLIGFMGTGKSTVGRLLADRLGMEFCDTDAMVEKRAGKTITEIFEDLDEDAFRVMETEILKEITGKGNLVVSTGGGIVVTKGNMEIMRSAGKLITLMASPEQIFERIKDDRGRPLLNVDSPLDEIKRLIYDRAPFYINTDYIVETTELSPEDAAEEIIRFVENA, from the coding sequence ATGAAAAAAAATATATATTTAATCGGTTTCATGGGAACAGGGAAAAGCACAGTGGGCAGACTTCTAGCTGACAGGCTGGGCATGGAGTTCTGCGATACGGACGCTATGGTGGAAAAGAGAGCGGGAAAGACAATCACAGAAATTTTCGAGGATCTGGATGAGGATGCTTTCCGCGTTATGGAGACTGAAATCCTTAAGGAGATAACCGGAAAAGGGAACCTCGTTGTTTCCACCGGAGGCGGAATAGTTGTCACCAAAGGGAATATGGAGATAATGCGCTCTGCCGGAAAACTGATTACGCTTATGGCCTCCCCTGAGCAGATTTTTGAAAGGATAAAGGATGACCGCGGCAGACCGCTTCTTAATGTGGACAGCCCGCTGGACGAGATAAAAAGGCTTATTTATGACAGGGCTCCGTTTTACATAAATACGGATTATATAGTCGAGACCACCGAGCTCAGCCCGGAGGATGCGGCGGAAGAGATAATAAGGTTTGTGGAAAATGCGTAA
- the rph gene encoding ribonuclease PH, translated as MRRHNRANDSMREIRIAGDYIKHPAGSVLIEFGDTKVICTASFSEGVPPFLKGSGTGWVTGEYGMLPASTHTRNQREARKGKVDGRSQEISRLLGRALRASVDMTKLGENTIIIDCDVIQADGGTRTASITGGFAALRLAVNKMLSQGVLAEDPVIQAVAAVSVGIVDGVAMLDLDYDEDSSAEVDLNLVAGADGKIVEIQGAAEKLAFGRDKLNELLDLGFHGLNALFAAQKKVIEL; from the coding sequence ATGCGCAGACATAACAGGGCAAATGACAGCATGAGAGAGATAAGGATCGCAGGCGATTATATAAAGCATCCTGCGGGTTCCGTTTTAATAGAGTTCGGCGATACAAAGGTGATATGCACGGCTTCGTTCAGCGAGGGAGTGCCTCCGTTTCTTAAGGGTTCGGGCACGGGCTGGGTTACTGGTGAGTACGGAATGCTCCCCGCCTCCACCCACACCCGCAACCAGCGTGAGGCGCGCAAGGGCAAGGTGGACGGGCGTTCTCAGGAGATTTCCCGTCTTCTTGGCAGGGCGCTGAGGGCTTCTGTTGATATGACAAAGCTCGGCGAGAATACGATCATAATAGACTGCGATGTTATTCAGGCGGACGGCGGAACCAGAACCGCTTCCATAACCGGCGGTTTCGCGGCGCTCAGGCTTGCGGTGAATAAAATGCTTTCTCAGGGTGTTCTGGCGGAAGATCCGGTTATTCAGGCTGTGGCAGCGGTCAGTGTAGGGATCGTAGACGGTGTTGCTATGCTTGATCTTGATTATGACGAGGATTCCTCAGCGGAGGTTGACCTCAACCTTGTTGCGGGAGCGGACGGCAAAATAGTGGAGATTCAGGGTGCGGCGGAGAAGCTTGCCTTCGGGCGTGACAAGCTTAACGAACTGCTTGACCTCGGTTTTCACGGACTTAATGCCCTGTTTGCCGCTCAGAAGAAGGTGATAGAGCTGTGA
- a CDS encoding transglycosylase domain-containing protein translates to MRLLRFFSGLIVLVAMLCYGVLTFYKGEKMFFEHFLPADYSIPSLNRHGQSFTVYDSAGNLLEQRTFLRSEPFTPEETELLGEWFRVLDLELDGYPLPKETADLYFMDCMKIETEAVKSYIVSHYTDRLLEGTPVTGIRLRFLRYLTADRLLKSTGFPALYAAYADSIVIGGDTYGIKAASQTFFNRNIHRANQKEKAFLFTMLKDYTLYDPIENFAAAERRANIYLHLLYQRGILEREEYLHARDYRLALNMAKDPEPQEIEYLRAVAEELRTLGVEAGEPCEVHTFFDPEKTEMLRSTVAEYMKTQEAGLQSAFVLLDAEKGGIVAMTGAREGKSLKRAYYTKRQTGSTFKPIVYASAFDSGLRPTDFVNDRRHVYKLGRGSYSPRNFEELYMGNIPARKGLVYSLNNATIQLAVKTGLERVAENAVKMGMKADVRPYLAMPLGIFAVTPANLAQVYGTMAGYGIYSERGLIERVQFPDGRIITPGAEKTRVLDEKAVFQTLYIMQDVPRIGTAKGKGLIKGTAAKTGTTDEYRDAWMAAVFPPYVAVVWVGYDSNRSMGEKGTGGTKAAPLVAAVQKKLFEEGHEAVFPVPDGVGFYKVSSADGRLITDRCASKRGYTEALAADNLPEECVR, encoded by the coding sequence GTGAGACTGTTAAGGTTCTTCAGCGGGCTTATAGTTCTTGTTGCCATGCTCTGTTACGGAGTCCTCACTTTTTATAAGGGTGAGAAGATGTTCTTCGAGCATTTTCTCCCTGCTGATTATTCCATCCCCAGCCTGAACAGGCACGGACAGTCCTTCACAGTGTATGATTCCGCAGGAAACCTGCTGGAGCAGAGGACATTTCTGCGCAGCGAACCGTTCACCCCGGAGGAGACGGAGCTTCTGGGCGAGTGGTTCAGGGTGCTGGATCTTGAGCTTGACGGGTATCCGCTTCCGAAGGAGACGGCAGACCTCTACTTTATGGACTGCATGAAGATAGAGACCGAAGCAGTGAAAAGCTACATAGTCAGCCATTATACCGACAGGCTGCTGGAAGGAACTCCCGTTACGGGGATAAGGCTGAGGTTTCTGCGCTATCTCACTGCGGACAGGCTCCTGAAAAGCACCGGATTTCCCGCTCTTTACGCCGCATATGCGGACAGCATAGTCATCGGCGGCGATACCTACGGCATAAAGGCCGCATCCCAGACATTCTTCAACCGCAACATCCACAGGGCAAATCAGAAGGAGAAGGCATTTCTCTTCACCATGCTGAAGGACTACACCCTGTATGACCCGATAGAAAACTTTGCCGCTGCGGAACGCAGGGCTAATATATATCTCCACCTGCTTTACCAGCGCGGCATACTGGAGCGGGAGGAGTATCTGCATGCCAGAGACTACAGGCTTGCCCTCAACATGGCTAAAGACCCCGAACCGCAGGAGATAGAGTACCTCCGTGCAGTGGCGGAAGAGCTCAGGACGCTTGGTGTGGAGGCGGGTGAGCCATGCGAGGTTCATACATTCTTTGACCCTGAAAAGACAGAGATGCTCCGCAGCACTGTTGCTGAATATATGAAAACACAGGAGGCCGGGCTGCAGTCCGCCTTTGTTCTGCTGGATGCGGAGAAGGGCGGGATAGTGGCGATGACCGGCGCCCGTGAAGGGAAAAGCCTGAAAAGGGCGTATTACACCAAAAGGCAGACCGGTTCCACCTTCAAGCCCATAGTTTATGCCTCCGCTTTTGACAGCGGCCTGCGCCCCACTGATTTTGTAAACGACAGAAGGCATGTTTACAAGCTTGGGCGGGGCAGCTATTCCCCCAGAAACTTTGAAGAACTGTACATGGGTAACATCCCCGCACGCAAGGGGCTGGTTTACTCCCTAAACAACGCCACAATCCAGCTTGCTGTGAAAACAGGGCTTGAGCGTGTGGCGGAGAATGCCGTGAAAATGGGTATGAAGGCTGATGTGCGTCCTTATCTGGCGATGCCGCTGGGCATATTCGCAGTTACTCCTGCCAATCTGGCGCAGGTATACGGAACCATGGCCGGATACGGTATTTACAGTGAACGGGGGCTGATTGAGAGAGTGCAGTTCCCCGACGGCAGAATCATAACGCCCGGTGCGGAAAAAACCAGAGTGCTGGATGAGAAGGCAGTGTTTCAGACCCTGTACATAATGCAGGATGTGCCGAGAATAGGCACTGCCAAGGGCAAAGGGCTCATAAAGGGAACCGCGGCAAAGACAGGAACCACTGATGAATACCGCGATGCATGGATGGCCGCCGTTTTCCCGCCTTATGTGGCTGTGGTCTGGGTAGGTTATGACAGCAACAGAAGCATGGGGGAGAAGGGAACAGGGGGAACAAAGGCTGCGCCTCTGGTGGCGGCTGTGCAGAAGAAGCTCTTTGAGGAAGGGCACGAAGCAGTTTTTCCCGTGCCGGACGGAGTAGGTTTCTACAAGGTTTCCTCAGCGGACGGCAGACTGATAACAGACAGATGTGCATCGAAAAGGGGCTACACCGAAGCTCTGGCAGCGGACAATCTGCCTGAGGAATGCGTCAGGTAA
- the rdgB gene encoding RdgB/HAM1 family non-canonical purine NTP pyrophosphatase, translating into MRLCVATKNAHKLKEIKEILSGLNVDVRSAYEFTENDFDVEETGSTFEENAAIKADALSALIDGYVIADDSGLCVDALGGNPGIYSARYAGVKASDAENNALLLKNTENTADEDRTARFVCAVALSKNGITEKIFRGECKGMLGRAEKGANGFGYDPLLVMPDGRSLAEYSPEEKNRISHRFRALELLRKYLAEK; encoded by the coding sequence GTGAGACTCTGCGTTGCCACAAAAAATGCCCATAAACTGAAAGAGATAAAAGAGATTTTAAGCGGGCTGAACGTTGATGTGCGTTCGGCTTACGAGTTTACAGAAAATGACTTTGACGTGGAAGAGACAGGCTCCACTTTCGAGGAGAACGCAGCTATCAAGGCTGATGCGCTTTCCGCACTGATAGACGGATATGTGATAGCTGATGATTCCGGCCTGTGTGTGGATGCACTCGGCGGAAATCCGGGGATATATTCCGCGCGGTATGCGGGCGTCAAAGCTTCGGACGCGGAGAACAACGCTCTTCTGCTGAAAAATACGGAAAATACCGCCGATGAGGATCGCACCGCGAGGTTTGTCTGCGCCGTTGCGCTTTCAAAAAACGGAATCACGGAGAAGATTTTCCGCGGTGAATGCAAAGGGATGCTCGGCAGGGCGGAGAAAGGGGCGAACGGCTTCGGCTATGACCCTCTCCTTGTAATGCCGGACGGGCGTTCTCTGGCGGAGTATTCGCCGGAAGAGAAGAACAGGATAAGCCACAGGTTCCGCGCACTGGAGCTTTTAAGAAAATATCTGGCGGAGAAATAG
- a CDS encoding leucyl aminopeptidase: MKISCRKKTAFNSRKEAVIIPVYKNMGSLKLLTGKRIDDEIANIVNSDYFNFEDKEIKSFYIDMKKKLKRIFLVNVPKDPEDYRYYLELGAQFSKIIRKDKLFSFSLVSFEDVYAEKKEGSYTKSFLEGLCFGLYSFEKYKSKKESFDFEEVEVITTFTKLKKFIDTGAERWATIFQNVYLARDLINTPPMDMTPAIFAETVQAEEGADFSVTVYDEAKIREEGLNLIDVVGMGSVNKPRFVMIDYKGDPGNEKHVALVGKGVTFDSGGSNLKPTGSMETMKCDMAGAATVFAVTKLARELKLPVNIKTYIPLVENMIGGGAYRPGDIITSASGKTVEVLNTDAEGRLILADALYTATKTDPEVIVDVATLTGACVVALGSHCAGLFSNRKFLAKNISDLSGDVGEDIWELPLLKTYEKRIKSDIADLRNIARQRTEAGSTIAALFLREFVDNWPWIHLDIAGPAYLEEEHPVFGKHASGFGIRLLLEFIERYYCRNED, encoded by the coding sequence ATGAAAATATCATGCAGGAAAAAGACTGCTTTCAACTCAAGAAAAGAAGCGGTGATTATTCCCGTATATAAAAATATGGGTTCACTTAAGCTGCTTACAGGAAAAAGGATAGACGATGAGATCGCCAATATAGTCAACTCTGACTACTTCAACTTTGAAGATAAGGAGATAAAAAGCTTCTACATTGATATGAAAAAGAAGCTGAAAAGGATTTTTCTTGTGAATGTTCCGAAAGATCCGGAGGATTACAGGTACTATCTCGAACTTGGCGCACAGTTTTCAAAAATTATCAGAAAAGATAAGCTTTTTTCATTTTCCCTCGTCTCCTTTGAGGATGTCTACGCCGAGAAGAAAGAGGGGAGCTACACCAAGAGCTTCCTTGAGGGGCTGTGCTTCGGCCTGTATTCATTTGAAAAATATAAAAGCAAAAAGGAAAGCTTCGATTTTGAAGAGGTTGAGGTTATCACAACCTTCACCAAACTGAAAAAATTCATAGACACCGGCGCGGAGAGATGGGCAACTATCTTCCAGAACGTTTATCTGGCAAGGGATCTTATTAATACCCCCCCTATGGATATGACTCCTGCGATTTTTGCAGAAACCGTTCAGGCGGAAGAGGGCGCGGATTTCAGCGTCACTGTTTACGATGAGGCAAAAATCAGGGAAGAGGGGCTGAACCTCATAGATGTGGTTGGTATGGGCAGCGTGAACAAGCCCAGATTCGTTATGATCGACTACAAAGGCGATCCCGGAAACGAAAAGCACGTGGCTCTTGTGGGCAAAGGCGTTACATTTGACTCCGGCGGAAGCAACCTCAAGCCCACCGGAAGCATGGAAACCATGAAGTGTGATATGGCAGGCGCGGCAACTGTTTTTGCAGTTACCAAACTTGCCCGTGAACTGAAACTCCCTGTAAACATCAAAACATATATACCCCTCGTGGAAAATATGATAGGCGGCGGCGCCTACAGACCGGGGGATATAATAACCTCCGCCTCCGGCAAAACCGTTGAGGTTCTTAATACGGATGCGGAAGGCAGGCTTATACTTGCGGATGCTCTGTACACCGCCACAAAGACAGACCCGGAGGTTATAGTGGACGTGGCGACCCTCACCGGAGCCTGCGTGGTTGCTCTGGGAAGTCACTGCGCGGGGCTTTTCAGCAACAGGAAGTTCCTTGCTAAAAATATAAGCGACCTTTCCGGCGATGTCGGTGAGGACATATGGGAGCTTCCGCTGCTTAAAACCTATGAAAAAAGAATTAAGAGCGATATAGCCGATCTAAGAAACATAGCCAGACAGAGAACAGAGGCCGGCTCAACCATTGCGGCGCTCTTTCTGCGCGAGTTTGTGGACAACTGGCCGTGGATACACCTTGACATTGCGGGACCCGCTTATCTCGAAGAGGAGCACCCCGTTTTCGGGAAGCATGCTTCCGGTTTCGGCATAAGGCTTCTCCTTGAATTTATAGAAAGGTATTATTGCAGAAATGAAGATTGA
- a CDS encoding selenium metabolism-associated LysR family transcriptional regulator produces the protein MDFKQIEAFVYVAKYKSFSRAAEKLLLSQPTISTHISTLEEQLGVKLFDRLSKEVILTEAGQVFYPYAVDILDLRERSQEAIKEFLNEISGHLHIGYSTVPAEFILPEVIRKFKEEYPKTFFTLDINGTQNVVQRLSDGILDLAIVARKIPKKDLEYKVLLRDKIVLIVHKNHKFYDRASVFLEEILQESFIIREMGSGTRAAVEHAFKQKGYDFESLDAVAMLSSTYSIKHAVKRQLGIAFMSQMALSEDECGGGIKAIPITDLVVEKEIYVVYSKKRTNKKLMKHFIDTLLKHARE, from the coding sequence ATGGATTTTAAACAGATAGAAGCGTTCGTATATGTTGCGAAATACAAATCCTTTTCCCGCGCTGCTGAAAAGCTTCTTCTCAGCCAGCCCACTATCTCCACGCATATAAGCACCCTTGAAGAGCAGCTCGGAGTCAAGCTTTTTGACAGGCTTTCAAAAGAGGTTATCCTAACTGAGGCAGGGCAGGTTTTCTACCCCTACGCAGTGGATATACTCGACCTGCGTGAGCGTTCTCAGGAAGCTATAAAAGAATTCCTCAACGAAATCAGCGGCCACCTCCACATAGGGTACAGCACTGTTCCCGCTGAGTTCATACTTCCCGAAGTCATCAGGAAGTTTAAGGAGGAGTACCCCAAAACCTTCTTCACCCTCGACATAAACGGAACCCAGAATGTTGTCCAGAGGCTGTCTGACGGCATACTGGATCTTGCGATAGTTGCAAGGAAAATCCCTAAGAAGGATCTTGAGTACAAGGTGCTCCTGCGGGATAAAATAGTTCTCATAGTTCATAAAAACCATAAATTCTACGACCGCGCCAGCGTCTTCCTTGAGGAGATCCTTCAGGAAAGCTTCATTATAAGAGAGATGGGCTCCGGAACAAGGGCGGCTGTGGAACACGCCTTTAAACAGAAAGGGTACGATTTCGAATCGCTGGATGCTGTGGCCATGCTCAGTTCCACATATTCCATAAAACACGCAGTAAAACGCCAGCTAGGCATAGCATTTATGAGCCAGATGGCGCTCTCAGAGGATGAGTGCGGCGGCGGAATAAAGGCTATTCCCATAACGGATCTTGTTGTTGAGAAAGAGATCTATGTGGTTTACAGCAAAAAACGCACTAACAAGAAGCTGATGAAGCACTTCATCGATACTCTTCTTAAACACGCGCGCGAATAA
- a CDS encoding STT3 domain-containing protein, with amino-acid sequence MKIDIDIFRGSAAKGLGITAIALALVFIVSAGLRYIQLERWREHRDYYFVDKMPQMTTLDSYKWLRYADEYKEGSYYPSNDDPLMFYPDVKAKHEKIPMLSWLIAKLSVFSDGNTYRTAVYLLPFLASLFIIPLGLYFYFTGMVPAGIAGGIAGSLGIIYLVRSSIGRVDTDAMNLFFPFLCSLFMLLALEGKNSKKLFIHSALAGLSMWLFHWWYEHPGITIAYLGVFVLALLVSRAEFKKAALAVLLFVLFSNPLHIYSGLHHLFDFAKTYITPTGSIIAGFPDVYATITEAKRTEIDRVLATLAPVKALSVAGLFLFAVCVIFNFRRMLPLAPVFILGLMVFKSSNRFGMFLAPFVGIGLGYGIYLLGRALEDRVKFSAQIKTAVLACVTAGFMFLVYKSSFDFNPVPSIEVGIYKQIKELKKAAPADSVIYSWWDYGLAYEYAGFTTFHDGMTQRTPKTYYVAKSLSSDSQNELYNTIAFLASEGKSGIDRMLSEGKTPQDISAVAADNSLPVDSDKYVVLFTKDMLFKIGAISQLGTWDFETGQYTPFTIINMRCTQKEGDVLICGQDRVNLATGLVNNTLPLKSHTVTINGKEFNSRAFPYSQGVHLIESRWESGFTDFMVLDDDAFRSNMVQMFVIGNVDSSKFTEIFNAVPFMRAFTVNGR; translated from the coding sequence ATGAAGATTGATATTGATATTTTCAGGGGCAGCGCGGCGAAGGGGCTGGGAATAACAGCCATCGCCCTTGCCCTTGTGTTTATTGTTTCGGCGGGGCTTCGCTATATCCAGCTTGAGAGATGGCGCGAACACAGGGACTATTACTTTGTTGATAAAATGCCGCAGATGACCACCCTCGACTCATACAAGTGGCTCAGGTATGCGGATGAGTATAAAGAGGGGAGCTACTATCCGTCAAATGACGATCCTCTGATGTTTTATCCTGATGTTAAGGCGAAGCATGAAAAAATCCCCATGCTAAGCTGGCTCATTGCTAAGCTTTCCGTTTTCTCCGACGGCAATACCTACCGCACGGCAGTTTATCTCCTGCCTTTTCTGGCTTCGCTTTTTATAATCCCTCTGGGGCTGTACTTCTATTTCACAGGGATGGTTCCCGCAGGGATAGCAGGGGGCATAGCCGGATCTCTGGGGATAATTTATCTTGTCCGCTCATCCATCGGCAGGGTGGACACGGATGCAATGAACCTTTTTTTCCCGTTTCTCTGCTCACTTTTCATGCTTCTGGCTCTGGAGGGGAAGAACTCAAAAAAACTGTTCATTCACTCAGCTTTGGCCGGACTTTCCATGTGGCTTTTTCACTGGTGGTACGAGCATCCGGGAATAACCATAGCCTATCTCGGTGTCTTTGTGCTTGCCCTTTTGGTTTCACGGGCGGAATTCAAAAAAGCGGCGCTGGCAGTGCTTCTGTTTGTGCTCTTCTCAAATCCGCTGCATATATATTCCGGCCTGCACCATCTCTTTGACTTTGCAAAAACCTATATAACTCCCACCGGCAGTATTATTGCGGGCTTTCCTGATGTTTATGCCACTATAACGGAGGCAAAAAGGACGGAGATAGACAGGGTTCTGGCAACCCTCGCGCCTGTTAAGGCTTTATCAGTCGCCGGGCTCTTTTTGTTTGCGGTATGCGTAATATTCAATTTCCGGAGAATGCTACCCCTCGCGCCTGTGTTTATACTCGGCCTTATGGTTTTCAAAAGCTCAAACAGGTTCGGGATGTTCCTTGCCCCTTTTGTGGGAATCGGCCTCGGTTACGGAATTTATCTCCTCGGCAGGGCTCTTGAGGACAGGGTGAAATTCAGCGCACAGATAAAAACAGCGGTTCTTGCCTGCGTGACGGCGGGTTTCATGTTCCTTGTTTACAAATCCTCGTTCGATTTCAATCCTGTTCCGTCCATAGAAGTGGGGATATATAAACAGATTAAGGAGCTTAAAAAGGCCGCTCCGGCGGATTCCGTCATATATTCATGGTGGGACTACGGCCTTGCTTACGAATATGCCGGGTTTACCACTTTTCACGACGGAATGACGCAGAGAACGCCCAAGACATACTATGTTGCGAAATCACTCTCTTCCGACAGTCAGAATGAGTTGTACAACACCATAGCCTTTCTTGCGTCCGAAGGGAAAAGCGGCATAGACAGAATGCTCTCCGAAGGCAAAACCCCGCAGGATATTTCCGCTGTGGCCGCAGACAACTCCCTGCCTGTTGACAGTGATAAATACGTGGTGCTTTTCACAAAGGACATGCTCTTTAAAATCGGAGCAATAAGCCAGCTTGGCACATGGGATTTTGAAACCGGGCAGTACACCCCGTTTACGATCATCAACATGCGCTGCACACAGAAAGAGGGGGATGTGCTGATATGCGGTCAGGACAGGGTTAATCTCGCTACAGGGCTGGTGAATAACACTCTTCCGCTTAAAAGCCACACTGTCACCATCAACGGAAAAGAGTTCAACTCCCGCGCATTTCCGTACAGTCAGGGCGTGCATCTCATTGAAAGCAGATGGGAATCCGGCTTCACTGATTTTATGGTTCTTGATGACGACGCGTTCAGATCAAATATGGTACAGATGTTTGTTATCGGCAATGTTGATAGCTCAAAGTTTACCGAAATTTTTAATGCTGTGCCTTTTATGCGGGCTTTTACGGTTAACGGGCGCTGA
- the aroB gene encoding 3-dehydroquinate synthase, producing the protein MRKIRVELEKQVDDSYDIQLSSDFIEDVLTGYEDAFFLADSTVYAFYEELFQGRRTLVLDASEKNKSMESFIRVLGFLHDNGCRRDGRLVAVGGGITGDLGGFAASAYMRGISYVQVPTTLLSMVDSSVGGKTGINFLTSKNNIGAFHQPGAVYIDTDFLRTLDDDEYLNGIAEVIKYGAIFSGDFFDMLLEKRDALLERNADVLLDVIAECCRMKAEVVKEDEKEQGVRKLLNFGHTFGHAIETDSGFTVKHGFAVAAGMYLENLFGLREGYCSEASVSRLGEILDAYGFEKEYKINDPEVFFSALSADKKADKKGLTVVFAPEIGKGEWVSGIKTDTVKDFFG; encoded by the coding sequence ATGCGTAAGATACGTGTGGAACTCGAAAAACAGGTGGATGACTCATACGATATACAGCTGTCATCAGACTTCATAGAGGATGTGCTGACAGGTTACGAGGATGCATTCTTCCTTGCGGATTCCACTGTATACGCATTTTATGAGGAGCTTTTTCAGGGGCGCAGGACTCTTGTTCTGGATGCCTCAGAAAAAAACAAAAGCATGGAATCTTTTATCAGGGTGCTGGGATTTCTCCACGATAACGGATGCAGAAGAGACGGCAGGCTTGTTGCTGTCGGCGGCGGAATAACTGGGGATCTCGGTGGATTTGCCGCATCAGCGTATATGCGCGGAATAAGTTATGTTCAGGTTCCCACCACTCTTCTTTCCATGGTGGACTCATCAGTCGGCGGAAAAACGGGGATAAACTTTCTCACCTCAAAAAACAACATAGGCGCCTTCCATCAGCCGGGGGCGGTTTATATAGATACTGACTTTCTCAGAACCCTTGATGATGACGAATACCTGAACGGTATTGCCGAGGTGATAAAGTACGGGGCTATTTTCAGCGGTGATTTCTTTGATATGCTGCTGGAAAAGAGGGATGCACTGCTTGAGCGTAATGCCGATGTGCTCCTTGATGTAATAGCCGAGTGCTGCCGGATGAAGGCGGAAGTGGTTAAAGAGGATGAGAAGGAGCAGGGTGTGCGCAAGCTCCTCAACTTCGGCCACACCTTCGGCCACGCAATCGAAACCGATTCGGGCTTCACCGTTAAGCACGGCTTCGCTGTGGCTGCGGGCATGTATCTGGAAAACCTGTTCGGGCTCAGGGAGGGCTACTGCTCTGAGGCATCTGTAAGCCGTCTGGGTGAGATTCTGGATGCTTACGGATTTGAAAAGGAATATAAAATAAACGACCCGGAGGTCTTTTTCTCCGCTCTGTCAGCCGATAAAAAGGCAGATAAGAAGGGGCTCACGGTGGTTTTTGCACCTGAGATAGGCAAAGGCGAATGGGTGAGCGGAATAAAAACAGACACGGTAAAGGACTTTTTCGGCTGA